GAGGAGGTGAGCCGGGCGGTCGCGGTGTCCGAGCGCACCCTGCGCAGACTGTTCGCCGACACCCTCGGGCTGTCGTGGCGGACCTATCTCCTGCACGCCCGGATGCTGCGCGCGATGGCCCTGCTCGCCGCGCCCGGGCAGTCGGTGCAGGCGACGTCGTCAGCGGTCGGCTTCGACAGCCTCAGCTCGTTCACCCGCAGCTTCACCCAGTTCTGCGGCGAGACACCGTCGGCCTACCGGAAAAGGGTTGCCGGCGAGAAGAATTGATTCACCCAGCCGCCTCGGGGCTGTCACCTCGACGGAACAGCCCGTCCCGCAGCAGACCGTTGACCGACTCCTGCCAGCGGTGCAGTTGCTCCGAGGAGGTGAACGCCCCGGACATGTGCCGTTCGATGTGCCCGCGCATGCTGATCGTGCCCAGGGCCAGGATCATGGAATTGATCACCGCCCACTGGAGGTCGATGTCGGGCCTGGTCTCACCACGCTCGAGGCGGGTCTGCCACCGCAGGGTGCCCACCTCGTACAGGGTGTCGAAGATCGTCGCCCCCAGTTGGCTGCCGTCCACCAGCGCCCGGCCCAGATACGCGGCGATATCGGGATGATCGGAGATTATCCGCTGGACCCGGTGCCCGACCTCGGAGACCGAGTCGGGCGCGAGATCGGAGACCGGCTGGGCCATCGGGGTGATGACCACATCCAGCACGTACCGGTCGACGGCCTCGATCAGGCCGGCCTTGGTGGCGAAGTGATGCTGGACCAACCCCAGCGAGACGCCGGCCGCGGCGGCGACCCCGCGCAGCGTCGTGGCGGACGTGCCGCATGCCGCGAAGCTCCGTAGCGCCGCGGTACGGATCTTGTCGATGCTGCTCGGTTCCACACCATCCGCCGCAGCGGCCTCAGGACTCACAATTGCCACCGTAGTCAATCTCACTCCGTCGCGACTCGACGATACGGGCGTACCGTAAGTACGATACATCCGTATGGTCCAACCGACTAGGGAAGGGACGGTGGGGGGACGTGTATCCGATATCGATCGAAGACGGAGTGTGGACGGCGCCGTGCACGCAGAATCCCGACCGGTGGACAACGACGGCCGATGAGGGTGCCAAGGCCCTGTGCCGCGCCTGCCCGCGCCGCTGGCAATGCGCCAAGGAAGCCTGCGTGACCCCGGGCGCGGAGGGACTGTGGGCCGGCATCGTGGTGCCGCCGTCCGGGCGCAGCAGGCAGTTCGCCCTCAAACAGCTGCGTTCCCTGGCCGAGCGCAATGCAGGCACCCGACGATGACGACCTGACTTTCCGATCCGCACCACTACCCCATCTCCTCAGCGCGGTTGCGTGCCCGAACAATCCGGGTCGACCTGTATTGCGTAGGACGTGGTGACGCTGATCTGGGCCCCGGTGGACTCGAAGGTGTCGCAGCCGGCGACCGCCGTGACCGCGTTCGGTCCGCCATGGCGGGCCATCGCGCCGCGGTCGATCGCATCGTCCATGAAGTCCTCCTCGATCGCATGGGTGGCAACGGAACCGGCGTCCGAACGAGCCTTGCATGTCGGCGTCCCGCGCATGGTGAGGCCGCGATATTGCAGGCCTGTAATCCATGACACACTCAGCGCATGGTTCCTCCCATCGCGCGCCCCAAGCTTGAGGGCAATGTCGCCGTCGGCGTGGACCGGCGGCTCGGTTTCGCGGAGTTCGGCGATCCGCAGGGGCGGGCGATCTTCTGGTTGCACGGCACACCCGGGGCCCGCAGGCAGATCCCCGCAGAGGCCAGGGCGTATGCCGAACTGGAGAAGATCCGGCTGATCGGGGTGGACCGGCCGGGAATCGGATCGTCGACCCCCCACCAGTATCCGAACGTGCTCGCCTTCGCCGACGACCTCCGCACCATCGCCGACACCCTGGGCATCGATAAGTTCGCCGTCATCGGACTGTCCGGCGGCGGTCCCTACACCCTGGCCGCGGCCGCGGCCATGCCCGAGCGGGTGGTTGCCGCCGGCGTGCTCGGCGGCGTAGCCCCCTACGTCGGCCCCGACGGCATCAGCAGCGGACTGATGAACCTCGGCTCCACCGTTGCCCCGGTGCTCGAGGTCGCCGGCATGCCCATCCGGCTGGCCGCCGCCACGCTGATCAAGTTCATCGCACCGGTCGGCTCGCCGGTCCTGGAGATCTACGCCAGGATCTCCCCCGAGGGCGATCGCCGAC
This region of Mycolicibacterium diernhoferi genomic DNA includes:
- a CDS encoding WhiB family transcriptional regulator, with amino-acid sequence MYPISIEDGVWTAPCTQNPDRWTTTADEGAKALCRACPRRWQCAKEACVTPGAEGLWAGIVVPPSGRSRQFALKQLRSLAERNAGTRR
- a CDS encoding alpha/beta fold hydrolase — translated: MVPPIARPKLEGNVAVGVDRRLGFAEFGDPQGRAIFWLHGTPGARRQIPAEARAYAELEKIRLIGVDRPGIGSSTPHQYPNVLAFADDLRTIADTLGIDKFAVIGLSGGGPYTLAAAAAMPERVVAAGVLGGVAPYVGPDGISSGLMNLGSTVAPVLEVAGMPIRLAAATLIKFIAPVGSPVLEIYARISPEGDRRLLARPEFKAMFLDDLLNGGRKQLSAPFYDIVDFVRDWGFRLDEVKVPVRWWHGDKDHIVPFEHGVHVVSLLPDAEMTVLPGESHLGGLGFAEEILRSMLDIWDRDGHGSH
- a CDS encoding TetR/AcrR family transcriptional regulator, with product MSPEAAAADGVEPSSIDKIRTAALRSFAACGTSATTLRGVAAAAGVSLGLVQHHFATKAGLIEAVDRYVLDVVITPMAQPVSDLAPDSVSEVGHRVQRIISDHPDIAAYLGRALVDGSQLGATIFDTLYEVGTLRWQTRLERGETRPDIDLQWAVINSMILALGTISMRGHIERHMSGAFTSSEQLHRWQESVNGLLRDGLFRRGDSPEAAG